The following are from one region of the Pleurodeles waltl isolate 20211129_DDA chromosome 4_1, aPleWal1.hap1.20221129, whole genome shotgun sequence genome:
- the LOC138288405 gene encoding zinc finger protein 436-like, with amino-acid sequence MLARQETQSWEVDKYIPDPETPTKKEKSYTCSESFNLSLLQKHHQQTHTGEELFYCIECVQSFSHLALLKEHQRSHTGEKPFRCSDCIKSFCQLSHLQRHQQTHTRETPYSCSECVKSFSWLSHLQVHQRTHTGEKPYHCSKSNQISKDISKHTQGKNHLIAVNVARVLVAYQTSKYISKHTGERPYYCNECGSSFSRLSHLQVHQRTHTGEKPYHCNECGSRFSQSSALRNHQRTHTGEKPFKCSECVKSFSQLSGLQRHQQTHTGEKIYNCSECGSSFSQSSALRNHQRTHTGEKPFNCSECVKS; translated from the coding sequence ATGTTGGCCCGTCAGGAAACACAGTCGTGGGAAGTGGACAAATATATCCCTGACCCAGAGAcaccaaccaagaaagaaaaatcaTACACGTGCAGCGAGAGCTTTAATTTGTCATTGCTACAAAAGCACCATCAGCAAACTCACACAGGAGAAGAACTATTCTATTGCATTGAATGTGTGCAAAGCTTTAGTCATTTAGCACTCCTTAAAGAGCATCAgcgatcacacacaggggaaaagccattcagatGTAGTGACTGTATAAAGAGCTTTTGTCAGTTATCACACCTCCAAAGACACCAGCAAACACACACAAgggaaacaccatacagttgcagtgaatgtgtgaagagctttagttggttatcacacctccaagtacatcaacgaacacacacaggggaaaaaccataccattgcagcaaGAGCAATCAGATCtccaaagacatcagcaaacacacacaggggaaaaaccatttgaTTGCAGTGAATGTTGCAAGAGTTTTAGTCGCTTACCAGACCTCCAagtacatcagcaaacacacagggGAAAGACCATACTATTGcaatgaatgtggaagtagttttagtcggttatcacacctccaagtacatcaacgaacacacacaggagaaaaaccataccattgcaatgaatgtggaaGTAGGTTTAGTCAGTCTTCAGCATTAAGGAATcaccagcgaacacacacaggggaaaagccattcaagtgcagtgaatgtgtgaagagctttagtcagttatcaggtctccaaagacatcagcaaacacacactggggaaaaaatatataattgtagtgaatgtggaagtagttttagtcaATCTTCAGCATTAAGaaatcatcagcgaacacacacaggggaaaagccattcaactgtagtgaatgtgtgaagagctga